tgcacaatccgtaaagttccgtaacattccggaaggcaagaaagggatgattatgtaattcgtaaggttccgcaacattatggaaagaaagcaagtatcgttacgaaattcgtaagtttccgtaactttacggaaaaaagaatcaccaaaaaaagggcaggggtgtaattagtaaaaatgggggttcaaatagcaaccagacccaaTTGGGCCTTACAGGATGTTCCtctagaaggcggttgcttctggaggaagcaacctagctcgcctgggatagctgagctcgcctgggcgagctgagcacacctgggcgagctggttggcaagcatctccttccttttcctataaataagggaaggagggaagaacaaaaatgttcaaccctcctggtatctgagattcacttaaaattagtgagaaaaattgtttccgtgaagaaaatccaagccgaggcacttccgtaacgtttccgtgggtgatttcgcgaagattttcagccgttcttcgtcattcgtcgtttgttcttcgtcgttcttcggtcttcaatcgataagttcccgaaatcaaacttttcaattcattctatgtacccttagtggtcctcatttgttttcactagcttttattttcatttcatttactttccgtaccccccttttgacgtgctttagtcatttactttagtcattttcttgcctaatcaaaaaataaaataaatttccaccgatcatttgaattgtaacatccgttaatttctgttaaaatgaaatccgaccgttcggtcatgtcgtaaccacgttggaaaccaaaaagaggtaaaataataatataataatcaaaatatctttgagtaacataatcaaaaaaatcaatcggacgtttttctttggaagtttccttggatcaattgactaataaccaaagtgaaactaaggctaaaatcaactcacaaatcaagatttgtccgaaaaatcactaaaaaccgttttaaggtccaacgccttaaacggtcctttttgcttttatcggttaacatggaccgttgaaaagcataaaatcaacatgtaactttaccgcttttgcaagaactacgtaggtctgatttcctcatcgcaattgaggatacgtaggagcaaaagccccgcttttgtcaaccaccccaagagatcattaatggtccaaatgccttaacgcttctctcctttcaaaaacaagagatcgttaattgtccaacgccttaacgtttctctcctttcaaaaacaagagatcgttaatggtccaacgccttaacgtttctctcctttcaaaatcaaaagactgtttaatggtccaacaccttaaatgaccttttgttcaatcaaaatatatcttgcaaaaaagattaaaaaaaacaacttagcCAACGCtcagttctaaaagaactacgtaggtctgattttctcatcacaattgaggaatacgtaggagcaaagggaaacgcccttgttgaccacaaagagataaaaacataaaaaggcataaaaaagacataagaacgtaaaaagggaaaagaatataaattgaagtcatatttgcacatttgattaaaggttgtcgtctcttgtgacggacgcgtggggtgctaataccttccccgtgcgtaaatacaactcccgaacctttcacttaaagttcgtagactacgtcttttccgatttttccgacgttttcctcaaataaacgttggtggcgactccgcgcgtattcctttcttggaggacgcacccgcgagtcacgcgtcgccctcccaccgaagggtaggttgcgacagcagGGACAATCAATGATCTGGAGAGCAGTCGAGCGATGTCTACCTACGGAGGATTCTGACTGTTTAGTCAAGTGTCACCATATGAGTTGTTGTAGTGTGAGTGTcattgaaaagtaaaaaatcaaGGACTTTACAAACCCAATTCAacataaatgaataaattgatACATTTTTTGTACAGGAATTGAACAGAGGTTTATAACTgagtgatgtgtcattattttctcctatttcttaaccctttttgtcaccattttaattagttattagccttaattgtcaaattaactatgcaattttattatttgggcctacttgactaattttgtgtttttaatttaatttcaggagaattataagcaattgggcttggatctGGAATTAGGCTGaaccggcttggacttgaagagagcagacaattttattttatctaattttattttatttggtccagttttattttatttcatttttgggcTTCGACTTAAAGCAGAATTGTAaactttggggctgaggacatatataacagcaccagggttttagtaggaggagactatttttagagaggagaatttttagggttttgcaattccagtttttactgttcacaCGCattgttcacgtagaataaaatttcgttttctgcttacaattgaaatttcattttctacttcTGCCTTTGAATTCGTTTTCgtttctgctgattaatggaaggctaagtctccagcattattttctcttgaagatcaagcacaactctctttgaggttttgttattactattgaattctgatcagtttttcctcttcaccaattgctctgtatttattgctattaatccatgcatgcttcatgcttgattaattgtctctgcgcttaatttacgttcatgcttaatgatcagtttcgttcatgcttaatggacatgggagagggattaattggtgtatgtgttgctaaatcacataatgacagccttaggttaattttcgcttagtagattaatttcgggttggattaagtgggtgaactgattagggaaaaattctcataacctagcataagagacttgcttttgaatcaaggggaaacaacacgttttagttctgttatttctttaattcaaattacttgttgtttaaattacaaaaacaaacaccccccccccaattccttactgttttattactatctgttataaacgtttggtttatcattgctcattggAAGACGacttaggatcacttcctagatactgcatttttaatgtttatttgattcgggtacggcctcgatcactgaGTTATGTGCAAATAACTTTGTTAGACCTCCTAATTTGGATGAAAAATTTTAAGAGAAAGAGAACAATTCTCTCTTTGATGTGATGTGGTGAAcatgtttggatagagaattttaaaataaattgaaattttagtgatttatgataaaattagaatttcaagttcaacaaaaaagtaagaatttgaaattagtcacgcgctctcttttttttacctATATGTCCCTTctcttatttctaataatactTATAAAAAAGTAATAGTAATTATCTAGAATtcgagaaaaaaagaaatacatttGATAGAAAATCTTTAGTAACtacatttgttttttaatataatcaataaattttcaaaaaaattagtatCAAGCTTGAGTTTTGAAGTACTTTCTTTATTTCCATAACATGAAAGTGTATCTCCCCTTTCTCTCCTCGCTCTCTCTCGTCTCCTCCCTCTCTCTATCTTCTCTTCTACCCCCTCCTCTCTTCACTTTCTTCTCTTCACCCTCTTTCATCTCTCTCCCCAatcatctttttctcttctctccctcttcttTCTATcaatattgataaattaaaatatggatatctgtattttataattatcaaattttaaaattttatgaattattaaatattatcaaatctgATGAATAAAAACTATTATCTATATTAAAATTACCAAGTTATTAAAACtacttaaatatttatgaattattaatattttaaaattaactaatgctattttcattaaattttaatattttaattttttaaaaatattttttttgaaaaatcatttgGTGGAAATTAAATTgctctattcaaattttttaattaattcataaaaaaacatttaaaaatgaaagaaattaattcaaagcaattcaaatttaaaCCCTTTCAAGTTCTGAAATAATGAAATTCTTCATCCAAACAACCTAAAAAATTGATGATAGACTGGAGGCTGGACCCAAATTTTGCAGTTGAAACAAATTTAAGAACCAAAATTGcactattaaaaattaaaaattaagtgaCCAAAAATACACAACCGAAATCCTGTAAAGACCAACAGTAAATTGAAGCCCCCAATAAAAACGACGCTTACTCCTTCAACTTCAGTGTTTATCAAATAAGTTATAATTGCtcatcataacttttcacaacgGTTTTGCTTCAAAACATTCTCTTATATTTCTATTGTGAACAAAACAAAGAACTTGACAACAACTGAGCGCTACAAAGCAACATGATGACAATAACCATCTGCAATTACCTTTGCAACAGTAGAATTGCATACAATGCATCTGATGGCTTACATGTATTCAAATTTTCAGTAAATTAAGTGCTTCTGTCCAATATCCAACTCGCTCACTTTAAAAAGCTTGTTTAAGTATCAGAAAGAGTTTAGAAAATTCTAAGCAGCGCAGTTCAACCTGTCTTGTGCCTTTTGCTACTTTTATCACATTCACATTGTAATTCTGTTAACTTTGCAATGGCATCGATCAAAAATGTCTCTAGTTCATTTTTTCAAAGTAGGAACAAAATAGTGGTGTAGCAAAATCTGCAAAATCACGTGCACAAGGAACTGAAAAGGCTCTAACAGGATGCAAGCTGCTTCATTGGGCAACTTGaacttaatgaaaaaaactaaattagtaCGCTATACATCATTTGAAGAAGGTTAACAAATGGATCAGCACAGATAAAATTTGAAGGTTGCTTAATCGCCAGATTTTCTGTATTCAGGCTTCAGTTCATACGTGCCTTGATTAGTTCCTTTGTTGTTGTAGACACAAAGGTCTTTTAGTATATCTTTCAGAAATTGCTGTATAAATGTGTTAGATTCAACACATTAGTTAAAACAGGCACTACTAAAAGTAATAACTTCAAACAGAAATAAATGTCAATTTGAATGTATATATTGTTTCGTAATCATGTGTGCTTGTAGAGACCTACCTGTATAGATTAGTTCAATTGCACAAATATTATGTCCACTGTACATGCATATCTACTAGAAGCAACAAACTTTTATGGTTGTAATTCATTTTGTGTATAGAGATTTAAGATTGTGTAAGTGCTAAGTGTTCAAAAATATGGTGATATCCCATAATATCCAGATTATAAGAGAAAACTACTCAAAGCACATACTTCAGGTTGGTCGGTTTCTTGTATGAGGTTTCTTAAACTCCAATTTGGCTGCCGTTCAAATAGCTTGAACACAATCTCTTCCATCTCTCCACGGTCTCTTCTTGTTCTCTTCGTATCCGTTGCTTTAGCtggagatttcttcttttcctaatCCAACACAAACTTCTGttacaactaataaaaaatattgaacagCATAATAAGCCTGTAGATATAGTCCTCAACTCCACCTCTTCAACACTCTATCTCTCTCAGCCACACTGCTGATGCATTGACTTGTCACATGtaagtatttttatatatggAACCCTGATTGTCATTTTTATCTCATTATCAACCCAaaaggaggggggggggggggggggggatgatTTGATCAGTAAGTTATATAATGATGATGAACTGCCATGATGCCAAAAAAGGGGTTTCTCTTAGCATGAAATCGTGGAGGACTGTAATTGGTAGCAAGAAACAGAATAAGCCATTTACACTGGGTCCAGAAGTGGAAAAACTTATCATCCCTGGCATTGGCCTCATATGTGCCCCACTATCGTTGTCAATAACCTGAAAAAAGAATTCAGAAGTCAAAGGTAATGGAAATTGTTTGCCTAAATCAATGGATCAACATTTAAAGAACTAGAGCTATAAGAAAAAACCTGTATCTGTCTACTTTTGACCATATACTTGTTTGTCCTTTCACGGCAGAGTTTACCATAGAGTTCAAGGGTTTGATTATGGGGCCTCATGTCAAACTTGTTCAGTATTTTTCCCTCCACAGAGATCTTTCCTACAAGACAAGAAATTTCAACAGGTGGATTTACATTTTGCTAAATTAGCTTTGATAGAGGAGATTTATGATGCTAAGGATATCAAACCAACTACTGTCTAGAGTAAAATATCCTTAAGaacagagaaataaaaaagtacaAAGAATAAGATATCATATAGTGTTGTAGTTGTAGACAGAAATTATATCGGAATATACAAGGACAgcacattaattaaataaactcgCCAGTCTCTCTGCATATTCAAAAAAGAAACCCCTCAGAAATAACCATTTGCTAAGCATCACAAAGAAAATAAGGAGACATATCAATCCCATAATAGGAGACAACTGAAGAAAAACCATCCTTGACATTTTTGAGATTCCTATCCAACCAAAAGCATCAGATAACAACATAAACTGCATGCCCGTTAGAGAGGATTTTCTGTCCAATACCCAGCGTCTAGACATTTTAAATAGTTGCTAGCAACTAATAACAGAACCAaagaaacacaaataaaaaaaatcatgagaaaGTGTATCATGTTGTCTATATATCACCCACAAAACTATTACTAAGTGCTTCTGACCAAATGAAAGATTTCTCAGTAGAGGGAGTCTTAGACTTCAAAAAGGGAGCTTGTCAAGAAGACAGTTGTCCTTATTGGAGATGAATAAGGAACTGAAAAGGATTTACAAGAAAAACCTTCATAGGAGTCTACAGTGTAAATCCTACCAtcctcaaaaaaagaaaaaaaatgagtggGACCATAAAAGTTAAGGAAACCAAGGAAGAGACTTCATTCCATAGCCTCGgcatttgatttcaaaaaggaatAGAAGTTCCAAGTAATAGAAGAATTCTTCAAACAAAAGTGGATGGAAATGGGAAGGTTGATAATAAAGGATGGGAATGGAaatattagaaaacaaaatgttGCAGCAGTGTCTATTCAAACATCATTTGCTCAAGTTAAATCACGAGGTAGAGTTATCTAGGAAGTATTAAAACCCTAAATGGATTGGCAATATAAAATTCTAGAAGATTTCACTCCTTTATGGTGATAGGTTCACTTAAGAAGGAACAGTGAGGAATCTAAACCatggatgaaaaataatatcaacAAATCCAAGTTATGTACAAATATTTTTGTCATAATTACTATTAAACTAGGTTTGAAATTTCTCACTTTCCCCTCAAAATGAACCCCTATATTTTGGAGGAGCAGAGTCTAATGCTATAATACGCAGTTCAACAGTTACCCAATTTATAACCATTCAGAAAAAATAGCTCATGGCTTAAGATAATTAACTGAGACCTTTCATGAGACAAGGAACATTGATAATAAAATCCAAAaccttgaaatgtaaagaaattTGGATTCATCTTTTCCATTTTGTAGTAAATGATTATTGAAATTTAGAATGCTATATCGAAAGCTAGAAGATGCCAAGATGGAATAtcgaaattgaagaaaaatttaCATGACAGTGAGTTGACTGTAAAATTCTCAAC
This genomic interval from Glycine max cultivar Williams 82 chromosome 5, Glycine_max_v4.0, whole genome shotgun sequence contains the following:
- the LOC100790941 gene encoding general transcription factor IIF subunit 2 produces the protein MEDQCGGNGKHMNTNTNSNGYVDTSKAERAVWLMKCPPLVSRSLRAPPSDPSRPVAKVVVSIDPLNSNDDDSPPQFTMELAGTEAGHIPRCYVMDMSKDFIPMSVFSDTPQGKISVEGKILNKFDMRPHNQTLELYGKLCRERTNKYMVKSRQIQVIDNDSGAHMRPMPGMISFSTSGPSEKKKSPAKATDTKRTRRDRGEMEEIVFKLFERQPNWSLRNLIQETDQPEQFLKDILKDLCVYNNKGTNQGTYELKPEYRKSGD